The Falco naumanni isolate bFalNau1 chromosome 1, bFalNau1.pat, whole genome shotgun sequence genome window below encodes:
- the MTNR1A gene encoding melatonin receptor type 1A, whose product MGLSVIGSIFNITGIAINRYCYICHSLKYDKLYSNKNSLCYVVLIWVLTVVAIVPNLFVGSLQYDPRIYSCTFAQSVSSAYTIAVVFFHFLLPIAIVTFCYLRIWILVIQVRRRVKPDNNPRLKPHDFRNFVTMFVVFVLFAVCWAPLNFIGLAVAFNPETIIPRIPEWLFVSSYYMAYFNSCLNAIIYGLLNQNFRREYKRIIVTFCTAKVFFQDSSNDAGDRMKSKPSPLITNNNQVKVDSV is encoded by the coding sequence ATGGGCCTAAGTGTCATTGGATCAATCTTCAATATTACAGGCATCGCTATCAACCGGTACTGCTATATCTGCCACAGTCTCAAGTATGACAAACTGTACAGCAACAAGAATTCATTGTGCTATGTTGTTCTTATCTGGGTCCTAACAGTTGTTGCTATTGTGCCCAACCTGTTTGTGGGATCGCTACAGTATGACCCCAGGATTTATTCATGTACATTTGCACAATCTGTGAGCTCAGCTTATACAATAGCAGTtgtgtttttccatttcctgcTTCCCATAGCCATAGTTACGTTCTGTTACCTGAGAATATGGATCCTGGTTATTCAGGTAAGGCGAAGGGTTAAACCAGATAACAACCCCCGGCTGAAACCACATGACTTCAGAAACTTTGTAACCATGTTTGTGGTGTTTGTACTGTTTGCAGTCTGCTGGGCCCCATTGAACTTCATAGGCCTTGCTGTGGCCTTCAACCCAGAAACTATAATCCCTAGGATTCCAGAGTGGTTGTTTGTATCTAGTTATTACATGGCATATTTCAACAGCTGCCTTAATGCTATCATATACGGACTTCTGAACCAGAACTTCAGAAGAGAATACAAGAGAATTATTGTCACTTTTTGTACagcaaaagtttttttccaagataGTTCTAATGATGCGGGAGACAGGATGAAAAGTAAACCTTCTCCATTGATTACAAACAACAATCAAGTGAAGGTGGACTCTGTCTGA